The proteins below are encoded in one region of Peribacillus muralis:
- the murQ gene encoding N-acetylmuramic acid 6-phosphate etherase yields MIGMLEHLTTERRNEKTMSLDEMKTMEFLEVMNEEDLKVAQCVKKEIPQISKAVDMIVSAMNEKGRLIYMGAGTSGRIGLLDAVECPPTFNTDPGEVVGLIAGGEKAFIKAVEGAEDSFELGPEDLKKIELTSEDVVVGIAASGRTPYVIAGLEYANSVGAGTISISCNKGSEIGKIAKVAIEVVNGPEVLTGSTRLKAGTAQKLVCNMLSTASMVGIGKVYGNLMVDLQLTNEKLVERAKRIIMDATDCSYDVADEYLAKAHSQPKIAIVMILTNVSYEEAANRLEKARGFIRKTI; encoded by the coding sequence ATGATAGGCATGTTAGAGCATTTAACGACAGAACGTCGAAACGAAAAGACCATGAGTTTGGATGAAATGAAAACGATGGAATTTTTAGAAGTGATGAACGAGGAAGACCTGAAGGTTGCACAATGTGTTAAAAAGGAAATTCCGCAAATTTCAAAGGCCGTGGATATGATTGTTTCTGCGATGAATGAGAAGGGCAGATTGATCTATATGGGTGCCGGAACGAGCGGACGCATCGGTTTGTTGGATGCCGTGGAATGTCCCCCTACCTTCAATACTGACCCAGGGGAAGTGGTGGGTCTTATAGCAGGAGGAGAAAAAGCTTTCATTAAAGCGGTAGAAGGTGCGGAAGACAGCTTTGAATTAGGTCCTGAGGATCTAAAGAAAATCGAATTAACAAGTGAAGATGTAGTTGTCGGCATTGCGGCAAGCGGGCGTACGCCATATGTTATTGCCGGTCTTGAATATGCCAATTCAGTTGGCGCAGGCACCATCTCAATAAGCTGTAACAAAGGTTCAGAGATAGGGAAAATCGCCAAAGTTGCCATTGAAGTCGTTAACGGTCCTGAAGTACTGACTGGTTCAACACGATTGAAAGCGGGAACGGCCCAAAAGCTCGTATGCAACATGCTTTCCACAGCTTCAATGGTGGGCATCGGGAAAGTTTATGGGAATTTAATGGTGGATTTACAGTTGACAAACGAAAAGCTGGTCGAACGGGCAAAACGGATTATCATGGATGCCACCGACTGCAGTTATGACGTGGCAGATGAATATTTAGCAAAGGCACATTCACAGCCTAAAATTGCCATCGTGATGATTTTAACGAATGTTTCATATGAAGAAGCTGCAAATCGTTTGGAAAAAGCACGAGGATTCATCAGAAAAACGATCTAA
- a CDS encoding PTS sugar transporter subunit IIC, with protein sequence MDKFVAFLENNLSTPMAKLSEQKHLRAIRDGVVSALPFIIFGSLFLIIAFPPVSADSAIGEWSAKHIAEILIPYRLTMFIMTLYITFGIGYSLSQSYKLDPLSGGLLSLAAFLFTIGVKTMEDVGFVLPMTNLGGHGLFVGMLVSIFAVETLRLCKTKNITIKMPDSVPTSVARSFEALIPVTIVLLVMTLVTVVFAVDLHSLVDKAVAPLISAGDTLPGVLVPVFLITFFWSFGIHGVSVVGAVARPVWEVYLANNSAAVAAGKAIPHIAPETFFQWFIWIGGSGATLGLVIAMLLTAKSSYSKAMGKATIVPSIFNINEPVIFGMPIVLNPVLIIPFIITPLIGATLAYIATSIGLVNPTYVMVPWTLPAPIGAYLSTGGDWRAIILVMVNLAISVIIYLPFFKMYDKKLLAQENTVETTENKKIAL encoded by the coding sequence ATGGACAAGTTTGTAGCGTTTTTAGAAAATAATCTTTCAACTCCGATGGCAAAACTGTCTGAGCAAAAGCATTTACGGGCAATTCGGGATGGAGTGGTTTCTGCGTTGCCATTCATCATCTTTGGGAGTTTGTTTTTAATCATTGCTTTCCCGCCTGTTTCAGCAGACTCGGCTATAGGTGAATGGTCAGCAAAACACATTGCGGAAATATTGATTCCATATCGGTTAACGATGTTCATCATGACGCTTTATATAACATTTGGTATAGGCTACAGCTTATCCCAAAGCTATAAACTTGATCCATTATCAGGAGGGCTACTATCACTGGCCGCCTTCTTGTTCACAATCGGCGTAAAAACGATGGAAGACGTGGGGTTTGTGCTGCCGATGACAAATCTCGGAGGCCATGGTCTATTTGTGGGAATGCTTGTATCCATTTTTGCCGTGGAAACCTTGCGGCTATGCAAGACGAAAAACATCACCATTAAAATGCCGGATTCGGTGCCAACATCAGTGGCCCGTTCATTCGAAGCATTGATACCGGTTACAATCGTCCTGCTTGTCATGACGTTGGTTACAGTCGTCTTTGCTGTTGATTTACATTCCCTTGTCGATAAAGCGGTTGCACCATTGATTAGTGCAGGTGATACTTTGCCAGGTGTATTGGTTCCGGTGTTCTTGATTACATTCTTCTGGTCGTTTGGCATTCATGGCGTGTCAGTTGTGGGCGCCGTTGCCAGGCCGGTTTGGGAAGTGTACTTAGCGAATAACTCCGCAGCGGTTGCAGCTGGAAAGGCAATTCCGCACATAGCTCCTGAAACATTTTTCCAGTGGTTCATCTGGATTGGAGGGTCTGGTGCAACATTGGGCCTTGTCATCGCTATGCTCTTAACGGCAAAATCGTCTTACAGTAAAGCGATGGGGAAAGCTACGATCGTCCCAAGTATTTTTAACATCAATGAACCGGTTATTTTTGGAATGCCCATTGTACTGAACCCAGTATTGATCATTCCATTTATCATAACCCCACTGATTGGTGCAACACTTGCGTATATCGCAACATCCATTGGGCTAGTGAATCCAACCTATGTCATGGTTCCTTGGACCTTGCCTGCTCCAATAGGCGCCTACCTATCAACAGGCGGTGATTGGAGAGCGATCATTTTAGTAATGGTCAATTTAGCAATCTCGGTTATTATATATCTGCCATTCTTTAAAATGTACGATAAAAAGCTTTTGGCGCAGGAAAACACGGTAGAAACAACGGAAAATAAAAAAATCGCTTTATAA
- a CDS encoding YfcC family protein — MDNLPNEQITSEPLNQKNKVPNELTELPEKGINPFVLMFIVIVIVTILTYILPAGQYERIEKDGRSVVDPTSFEFIESTPVGLLQMFSSIHAGMVEGSSIILFVFLFGGALGIMQATGALDSFIKFVAVRFGTKEKLLIPLMVLIFASLGTLIGSAEDALVYIAIIVPMTIALGFDALTGFAIVILGTLATGFISGITNPFNVGVAQSIAELPMYSGMGLRIAILAVFYIVTVMYIYFHAMKVKRNPELGEYGKFRREDHTMVDDNFKMSKRHSAALLILLLNFILLIYGVIKLGWYISEIGGLFLLSAIIMGMIGGLSSSKMANGFISGAGSMVSGALIIGVAQTILVIITSGGLLDTILYYAAGLVEYLPPAINAIGMFIVQMFLNFIVPSGSGQAALTMPIMAPLADIMGVTRQTAVLAFQLGDGISNMIFPTSGVLLAGLAVAGISFTKWVKWVLPFLMIQIIVAIIFLIIAQSIQYGPF, encoded by the coding sequence ATGGATAACCTACCTAACGAGCAAATCACATCCGAGCCGCTTAATCAGAAGAATAAGGTGCCTAACGAGCTAACCGAGTTACCCGAAAAAGGAATCAATCCTTTTGTATTGATGTTCATTGTCATTGTAATTGTAACGATATTAACTTATATTTTGCCTGCAGGTCAATATGAAAGAATTGAAAAAGATGGTAGAAGTGTCGTTGATCCGACGTCCTTCGAATTTATTGAATCTACACCAGTGGGACTATTGCAAATGTTCAGCAGCATTCATGCTGGAATGGTCGAAGGGTCATCGATCATCTTGTTTGTGTTTTTATTTGGTGGTGCACTTGGAATCATGCAGGCAACAGGTGCACTCGACTCATTCATTAAATTTGTAGCGGTCCGTTTCGGGACAAAAGAAAAATTGCTTATTCCGCTAATGGTATTGATCTTCGCATCATTGGGAACGTTGATTGGCTCAGCTGAAGATGCGCTCGTCTATATCGCGATCATCGTTCCGATGACGATTGCCTTGGGCTTTGACGCCCTTACAGGTTTTGCGATTGTCATCCTTGGAACTTTGGCAACGGGCTTCATTTCCGGGATCACCAATCCATTCAATGTAGGTGTCGCCCAAAGTATTGCGGAACTGCCCATGTACTCGGGAATGGGCTTGAGAATCGCAATCCTTGCAGTGTTTTACATCGTAACCGTTATGTATATATATTTTCATGCCATGAAAGTGAAACGAAATCCTGAACTAGGTGAATACGGGAAGTTCAGGCGTGAAGATCATACAATGGTCGATGATAACTTTAAGATGAGTAAACGACATTCTGCGGCGTTACTCATTTTATTGTTGAATTTTATCTTATTAATCTATGGTGTGATTAAATTAGGCTGGTATATCAGCGAAATTGGCGGCCTATTTTTACTAAGCGCAATCATCATGGGAATGATAGGAGGCTTATCTTCTTCCAAGATGGCCAATGGTTTTATTTCAGGAGCAGGTAGTATGGTTTCAGGCGCATTGATAATAGGCGTTGCACAGACGATCTTGGTCATCATAACAAGTGGCGGACTGCTGGATACGATTTTATATTATGCGGCAGGTTTGGTCGAGTATCTCCCGCCCGCCATCAATGCAATTGGTATGTTCATCGTACAAATGTTCCTTAACTTCATCGTTCCGTCCGGCAGCGGTCAAGCAGCTTTGACGATGCCGATCATGGCGCCGTTGGCGGATATAATGGGAGTGACAAGACAAACTGCCGTACTGGCTTTCCAATTGGGGGATGGGATATCCAATATGATATTCCCGACGTCTGGAGTACTTTTGGCCGGTCTTGCCGTAGCGGGAATCTCATTCACGAAATGGGTGAAATGGGTGCTTCCTTTCCTAATGATACAGATAATCGTGGCGATTATCTTTTTGATCATTGCCCAAAGCATTCAATATGGCCCTTTTTAG
- a CDS encoding glycoside hydrolase family 10 protein produces MAGAEAHSPSPQTAYVKQELRATWIASVLNIDWPSKPGLSVTAQKEEFMKYLDEQKAMGMNAVVMQIKPTADAFYPSRYGLWSQYLTGVQGKDPGYNPLSFMIKEAHKRNMEFHAWFNPYRITMPLGKTAELSDLDKLPETHPARLHPNWVIPYGQQLYFDPGIPEVQQFVIDGIMEVVKKYDIDAVHMDDYFYPYKIAGIPFPDEASYQRYGASEFSNVEDWRRDNVNNLVKHINEHIKAEKSYVKFGISPFGVWRNKAIDPTGSDTAAGQTNYDDLYADTRTWINHGYIDYIAPQLYWNIGLPVADYAKLLEWWTKEVKGKNVQLYIGQADYKINTESNEVQNWFDPEELPNQIKLNRSFQEFDGSMHFSAKDLRKNPLGIADRLREDIYRYPALVPSMPWIDNEAPKAPQVGKAKQKGAPIQFEIRDHKHSDASYYAIYRFNGKHKGNIAEPKNLLATVRKEAKDQLFNDRTVEKGQTYTYVVTALDRTHNESKQANQITIKVR; encoded by the coding sequence ATGGCAGGAGCAGAAGCTCACTCCCCCTCTCCCCAAACTGCCTATGTAAAGCAGGAATTGCGTGCCACTTGGATTGCAAGTGTGTTAAATATCGACTGGCCTTCCAAGCCCGGCTTGTCCGTTACGGCCCAGAAGGAAGAATTCATGAAGTATTTGGACGAACAAAAGGCAATGGGGATGAACGCTGTCGTCATGCAGATCAAACCGACGGCCGATGCTTTTTATCCTTCCCGCTATGGGCTTTGGTCACAGTATTTAACAGGTGTTCAAGGAAAGGATCCAGGATACAATCCCCTTTCATTCATGATCAAAGAAGCCCACAAACGAAATATGGAATTTCACGCCTGGTTCAATCCTTATCGAATCACCATGCCTTTAGGGAAGACGGCTGAACTCTCGGATCTTGATAAACTGCCAGAAACCCATCCAGCCAGGCTGCATCCGAATTGGGTCATCCCCTATGGTCAGCAATTATACTTTGATCCAGGCATCCCTGAAGTACAGCAGTTCGTGATTGACGGTATCATGGAAGTTGTAAAGAAGTATGATATTGACGCGGTTCACATGGACGATTATTTCTACCCATATAAGATCGCCGGCATACCTTTTCCAGATGAAGCTTCCTATCAAAGATATGGGGCAAGTGAGTTTTCGAATGTAGAAGATTGGCGCAGGGATAATGTTAATAATCTAGTTAAACATATCAATGAACACATCAAAGCGGAAAAATCATATGTGAAGTTTGGTATCAGTCCGTTTGGAGTATGGCGTAACAAAGCAATTGATCCGACAGGCTCAGACACCGCTGCCGGGCAAACCAACTATGATGATTTATATGCCGATACAAGAACATGGATCAATCATGGCTACATCGATTACATTGCACCTCAATTATACTGGAATATAGGGCTGCCTGTAGCTGACTATGCGAAGCTTCTTGAATGGTGGACTAAAGAAGTCAAAGGTAAGAATGTGCAGCTTTATATTGGACAAGCGGATTATAAAATCAATACAGAGTCCAACGAGGTGCAAAACTGGTTTGATCCGGAAGAACTGCCGAACCAGATAAAATTAAATCGATCTTTCCAGGAGTTCGATGGCAGCATGCATTTCAGTGCGAAAGATTTACGGAAGAACCCACTTGGGATAGCGGACCGGCTGCGTGAAGACATTTATCGCTATCCAGCTTTGGTTCCATCGATGCCTTGGATAGATAATGAAGCACCTAAAGCTCCCCAGGTTGGAAAGGCAAAACAAAAGGGTGCCCCAATCCAATTCGAAATTCGCGACCACAAGCATTCAGATGCTTCGTATTATGCCATATATCGTTTCAATGGGAAGCATAAAGGAAATATTGCGGAACCAAAGAACCTACTGGCTACAGTCCGTAAAGAAGCGAAAGACCAACTATTTAACGATCGCACCGTCGAAAAAGGGCAAACTTACACATATGTAGTGACGGCCTTGGACCGTACTCATAACGAAAGCAAGCAAGCCAATCAGATTACCATTAAAGTAAGATAA
- the anmK gene encoding anhydro-N-acetylmuramic acid kinase AnmK, translating to MYIVGLMSGTSLDGIDAALVRMNNRGLKTETEMIDFITHPFPKDVEEEIIQSLSVNTSNVQLICSLNFKLGKLFSEATKEVCQKAGLPLKDLDLIGCHGQTIYHQPLQEQNMVPSTLQIGEPAVIAYETNTPVISNFRTMDMAAGGQGAPLVPYTEYVLYRSESKGRLLQNIGGIGNVTVLPKQATLDDMYAFDTGPGNMIIDEVCRQLFHRKYDEGGEIAKQGHVNEELLSHCLSHPYIMSHPPKSTGRELFGKQYVENLLKKFETVPGQDILTTVTMFTAKSIVENYRAFILPKTEIEEVIIGGGGSYNNTLIEMIQSLLGDSVTVLTQEELGFSSEAKEAIAFALLANETFHGKPSNVPSATGAKKAVILGNITFPPLKGSR from the coding sequence ATGTACATAGTAGGATTAATGTCCGGAACATCATTGGATGGTATCGATGCAGCACTTGTTCGCATGAATAATCGTGGCCTGAAAACGGAAACTGAAATGATTGATTTCATTACCCATCCTTTTCCTAAAGATGTGGAAGAAGAAATCATTCAGTCTTTATCCGTCAATACCTCCAATGTGCAATTGATTTGCAGTTTGAATTTCAAGCTAGGGAAATTATTTTCAGAGGCAACGAAGGAAGTTTGCCAAAAAGCCGGACTGCCTCTGAAGGATCTGGATTTAATAGGGTGCCATGGGCAAACGATTTATCATCAGCCCTTGCAGGAACAGAACATGGTTCCCTCAACCCTCCAAATTGGGGAGCCCGCAGTGATTGCTTACGAAACGAACACACCGGTCATATCCAATTTTCGCACAATGGATATGGCCGCTGGCGGTCAAGGGGCTCCGCTCGTACCTTATACCGAATATGTTCTTTACAGAAGTGAATCGAAGGGAAGATTACTTCAAAATATTGGGGGGATCGGTAATGTGACAGTCCTTCCCAAGCAGGCCACCCTAGATGACATGTATGCCTTTGATACCGGGCCGGGAAATATGATCATTGATGAAGTATGTCGCCAGTTGTTTCATAGGAAATATGATGAAGGGGGGGAAATAGCGAAGCAGGGGCACGTTAATGAAGAGCTCTTATCCCATTGCCTCAGCCATCCCTATATAATGAGCCATCCGCCAAAATCAACAGGCAGGGAATTGTTCGGCAAGCAATATGTTGAAAACCTATTAAAAAAATTCGAAACGGTTCCTGGGCAAGACATCTTAACGACAGTAACGATGTTTACCGCCAAGTCGATCGTTGAGAACTATCGGGCCTTCATTTTGCCGAAAACGGAAATAGAAGAAGTGATCATCGGTGGCGGCGGCAGTTACAATAACACATTAATCGAAATGATCCAGTCATTGCTAGGAGATTCCGTTACAGTCCTCACGCAGGAAGAATTGGGATTCTCATCTGAAGCTAAAGAAGCTATCGCATTTGCCTTGCTTGCAAATGAGACGTTTCATGGCAAACCAAGTAATGTCCCCAGCGCCACAGGAGCAAAAAAAGCTGTCATCCTTGGAAACATCACCTTCCCTCCTTTAAAAGGTAGTAGATGA
- a CDS encoding amino acid permease has product MGNGLGNDDQLQRSMKRRHLFMLSLGGVIGTGLFLNAGYTINQAGAGGALIGYLAGGVILYMVMVCLGELAVHMPVTGSFQKYAAEYIGPSAGFSLGWMYFVGSAATAGVEFTAAGILMKHWFPHVPTWIWCAVFILLLFALNALTTRGFAEAEYWFSGIKIIAVILFILIGIAGIFGFISLSDRPTPFFENLAPSGLFPAGGVTIIFVTMMNVIFSYQGSELIGIAAGESEKPEENIPKAIRNVLFRIIVFYIASIIILSAIFPSSELGLLESPFVTLMKIAGVPYAAGIMNFIILTAILSVGNSCLYASTRLLWAMAHDGMAPKVFGSLSKRKVPLNALLFTIMFSLLSLLTSFMAADTVFVLLMSIAGISVTISWMGIALSQYMFRRKFIKAGGKTEELQYKVPFYPFVPLFCLAFCLMVLIFLAFDPTQRVGLLYGIGFLVACLLFYKLKLAKNIPPTMKMENGNEKIM; this is encoded by the coding sequence ATGGGGAATGGACTGGGGAACGATGATCAACTGCAGCGCTCGATGAAGCGACGCCATTTATTCATGCTTTCGCTTGGCGGCGTCATTGGTACGGGGCTTTTTCTAAATGCAGGCTATACGATTAATCAAGCAGGTGCAGGAGGGGCGTTGATTGGTTATTTAGCGGGCGGTGTCATTTTATATATGGTCATGGTTTGCCTTGGCGAGCTGGCGGTTCATATGCCCGTTACTGGTTCCTTCCAAAAATACGCCGCTGAATATATCGGGCCTTCCGCGGGGTTTTCGCTAGGTTGGATGTATTTCGTCGGCTCGGCTGCCACAGCGGGAGTGGAGTTTACGGCAGCAGGAATCTTGATGAAGCACTGGTTTCCGCACGTACCCACCTGGATATGGTGTGCAGTGTTCATTCTGCTTTTATTCGCATTGAATGCTTTAACGACGAGAGGGTTTGCAGAGGCGGAATATTGGTTCTCCGGAATAAAAATCATTGCCGTCATCTTGTTCATCTTAATAGGAATCGCTGGCATTTTCGGTTTTATCTCTTTATCGGATCGTCCAACTCCATTCTTTGAGAATCTTGCTCCTTCCGGACTTTTCCCGGCAGGGGGAGTAACGATTATCTTCGTCACGATGATGAATGTGATATTCTCATATCAAGGCTCGGAACTGATCGGAATTGCAGCGGGGGAGAGTGAAAAACCGGAAGAGAATATCCCCAAGGCGATTCGCAACGTCCTTTTTAGGATCATCGTCTTTTATATTGCGTCCATCATCATCCTTTCTGCCATATTCCCTTCTTCGGAATTGGGCTTATTGGAAAGTCCTTTTGTTACCTTGATGAAGATAGCGGGGGTACCTTATGCTGCAGGCATCATGAATTTCATCATTTTAACGGCGATCCTTTCCGTTGGGAATTCATGTCTTTATGCCTCCACACGCTTGCTTTGGGCGATGGCTCATGATGGAATGGCACCAAAGGTATTCGGTTCATTATCCAAAAGGAAAGTGCCCTTGAATGCCCTTTTATTCACGATAATGTTTTCACTTTTATCGTTATTAACCAGCTTCATGGCAGCTGATACCGTATTCGTATTGCTCATGTCCATTGCGGGCATTTCCGTCACGATTTCGTGGATGGGGATTGCCTTATCACAATATATGTTTCGCAGGAAATTCATAAAAGCGGGAGGGAAAACGGAGGAGCTGCAATACAAAGTACCTTTTTATCCATTTGTACCATTGTTTTGCTTAGCCTTTTGCTTAATGGTATTAATCTTCCTTGCTTTTGATCCGACGCAACGGGTGGGGTTGCTTTATGGGATCGGGTTTTTAGTAGCCTGCCTATTATTCTATAAGCTCAAATTGGCAAAAAACATCCCGCCGACAATGAAGATGGAAAACGGGAATGAGAAAATTATGTAG
- a CDS encoding amidohydrolase — MKQIQATILDDVISWRRHFHANPELSYEEHETSDYIYKILSALPRLEVTRPTATSVMAVLKGTKNSAQKPYTIAFRADIDALPIEEETELECKSKNPGVMHACGHDAHAAMLLGAAKILSEKKTVINGEIRFIFQHAEEVLPGGAQELVKKGVLEGVDLAFALHVTPYERTGTICLRDGVFCAAADDFEIKIIGQGGHASTPELTIDPLMIGAEMTTNIQSIVSRKISALKAPVISITQFHAGSALNVIPEYAEIGGTIRSLHSDSRVKAREYLEQIVKGVADAHGARYELTWHLGYPAVVNDQTAVNISRAVMGGIFEEEQVIIVDDPMFGTEDFSAFSEIVPASMQFLGVHSDELGQAYPLHHPKFKIDEGALEYGVRYFVGIADELCGR, encoded by the coding sequence TTGAAACAGATACAGGCGACGATTCTAGATGATGTGATTTCGTGGAGGCGCCATTTTCATGCAAATCCCGAGCTTTCGTATGAGGAGCACGAGACTTCGGATTACATCTACAAGATATTGAGTGCCCTTCCACGGTTAGAGGTAACGAGACCTACTGCTACTAGCGTAATGGCGGTTCTCAAAGGAACGAAGAATTCAGCGCAAAAACCGTATACGATCGCATTTCGCGCAGATATCGATGCACTGCCGATCGAAGAAGAAACAGAATTGGAATGTAAATCGAAGAATCCTGGCGTTATGCATGCATGCGGACATGATGCGCATGCAGCGATGTTATTGGGTGCGGCCAAAATCCTTTCTGAAAAAAAAACCGTCATCAATGGGGAGATAAGGTTCATTTTCCAGCACGCTGAAGAGGTTTTGCCAGGGGGGGCTCAAGAGTTGGTGAAAAAAGGGGTCCTGGAGGGAGTCGATTTGGCATTTGCCCTTCATGTGACTCCTTACGAACGAACAGGGACAATATGTTTAAGGGATGGGGTGTTCTGTGCTGCAGCTGATGACTTTGAAATCAAAATCATTGGTCAGGGTGGACATGCTTCGACCCCTGAATTGACGATCGACCCGCTAATGATCGGCGCAGAAATGACAACCAATATTCAAAGCATCGTTTCCAGAAAGATTTCCGCTCTTAAAGCACCCGTCATTTCCATTACACAGTTTCACGCTGGAAGTGCGCTCAATGTCATACCGGAATATGCCGAAATCGGCGGTACGATTCGTTCCTTACATTCCGATAGCCGAGTGAAGGCAAGAGAGTACTTGGAGCAAATCGTCAAAGGTGTTGCAGATGCACATGGAGCAAGGTACGAATTGACTTGGCATCTAGGCTATCCAGCTGTAGTGAATGATCAGACAGCCGTTAATATTTCGAGAGCGGTAATGGGGGGGATATTCGAGGAAGAACAGGTCATCATCGTCGATGATCCTATGTTTGGAACAGAAGATTTTTCGGCGTTTTCCGAAATTGTTCCAGCTTCCATGCAATTCCTGGGGGTCCATAGTGATGAGCTTGGACAAGCTTACCCATTACACCATCCTAAATTTAAAATCGACGAAGGGGCATTGGAATATGGAGTGAGATATTTTGTCGGAATCGCAGATGAATTATGCGGTCGGTAA
- a CDS encoding PTS sugar transporter subunit IIB, giving the protein MKVLFVCSGGMSSAIVVSALKKEGEKQGMNIEVLAVGTQEFDSEVRNGWDVAMVAPQVKHRFDGFKASADDAGVPCEAIPAQAYSPLGGPKLLKLVTELVK; this is encoded by the coding sequence ATGAAGGTATTATTCGTATGTTCAGGTGGAATGTCAAGTGCAATCGTTGTAAGCGCTTTAAAAAAGGAAGGCGAAAAACAAGGTATGAACATTGAAGTGTTAGCAGTGGGCACGCAGGAATTCGATTCAGAGGTTCGAAACGGCTGGGATGTTGCCATGGTGGCACCTCAGGTAAAGCATCGTTTTGACGGCTTCAAGGCTTCCGCAGATGATGCGGGAGTGCCATGTGAGGCGATACCCGCTCAAGCTTACAGCCCTCTTGGCGGCCCTAAGCTCTTGAAACTCGTAACTGAACTAGTAAAATAA